The genomic segment ATTTCGAAGAATTTGATCGCGGCGGCGAACACTTCCGGCATGAACTGCGTCATGTAATGCCAGAAGGAGGCAAGCAGCGCGCTCACCGCGAGCGAGACGAGGAGAAGGAAAGAGATGCCGAGCACCATGCCGAGCGACAAAAAACGCTGGCGGATCATGAGCAGCCAGGCCTTGGCCTGCCGGGGTTTGGTTTTGACTTCCCAGATTTTGTTGAAGCACCGCTGCAGCTGCGTGAACACGCCCGTGGCGCCGACGACGAGCGTGGCAAGGCCCGCGGCCGTCGCGATCCGGCTGGCCTGCGGATGGTAGGCATGCTCGATCATGGTCTGGATCGTGGCCGCGGCATCGTCGCCCACGAGCCCGCGGATCTCGCCGAAAAGCGAGCCGGTCACCGCGTCCTGGCCGAGAAAAAGACTGGCCACCGCGATGATGACGATGAGCATGGGCGCCAGCGAAAAAATAGTGTAGTAGGCGAGAGAGGCGGCCATGTTCATGCAATCGGCCCGGCTGAATTCCCGGAAAGAGTCTTTGATGAGCTGAAAGACGCCCGGCTTTTGCATGATTTCCTCCCGTTTCTAAAAGCAGCATTTCCGGTGCCAGGCGGGCGCGGCTGCGGCGGGCCCGGAAAAATTTTTTTAAAATTCCTCCCGGGGACTACGCGGCCTTGCGCGATTGCCGAAAAAGGAAGCTGCCGGGTGTCGTAAAATTGGACAATCCCGGCATCCGCAGTCTTTGATCTTTTTCCGATTTGCGATTAAGATGGGGCCTGCGAGGAACGGCATGACCGAAAAAACACGCTTTATCGAACTGAGGCTCCGCGGGATCACGCAGCTTTTCAATTCCATGGACCCTTCGCCTTTTCACGAAAAGGATCTGGACCATGACGCGGAGGAATTCATCGTGAGCTGGGCGCAGGAATATCCTTCCAAAGCCCCGCTTGCCTTGAGGATTTACCTGGACCAGGGCGCGGAAAACAAGGAAACGGCGGACTTGGTGTGTCAGGCTATCCAGCATTATTTCAACTACCGCGCCCAGCTCAGCCAGCGGGAATTCCGGCAGATGATGCGCAAGGCGGAGAAGAGCCTGCTGATCGGCATCGTCTTTCTCGCCGCCTGTCTCGCGGCCGCCGGGCTTCTCGACTCGGGCGCGGGGCCGGCTCGGAATTATTTTTTCAAGGAAAGCCTGACCATCGTCGGCTGGGTGGCCATGTGGCGCCCGATCGAGATGTATTTGTACGACTGGTGGCCCGTGGCGAGGCAGATCCGTACCTATAAAAAGCTGAGCGTGATTCCCGTGGAAGTCGCCAAGAATCCGTACGGCACGGCCCCTCAAGCCAAATTTCAGTGAGCCTCCCGTGGCGGAACACGAAAATCCCGCGTCGCCCCGTTTCTCCCTGAAAGACAGCCTGCGCAGCTTCGGGCCGGTGATCGTATCACTCTTCGCGGCCGTGGGCATCCTCACGTTCCTGTTCCGCTACGTCAACCTGCAGCCCGCGGTCGAAGAAAACTTTTTCTTCTCCAACGAAGATCCCCAGCTCCGGGAAGACAAAAAAATCTCCGCCATTTTTCCGCAGACCGCCCAGATCATCCTGAGCGCCTCGGGCGATCTCGCGTCCGAATCGTACCAGCTCAAAGTCAAAGATTTGAGCGACGTCTTCGCGGCCATGCCTGAAGTGCTCGCGGTGCAGTCGCTCTCGCGGGGACCTGACAGTCTCGAGGACGCGATGGAGAGCGAGTTGTGGCGGCGCACCCTCATCGCCAAAGATAAGGACGCTTCCTTTATTTTCATCTTCCTGAAAGAAAATCCCACGGAAACTTTCATCACTCAGGTGCGGAAGCTGCGCGAAAAATATCAGGCCCCGGATTTCCGCCTCATGATTTCCGGAGGACCGTACATCGTGGAGATGATCCGCCGCAGCCTGTTCCGCGACCTGCAGGTCTTCAGCGTGACGGCGCTCGCCATGTTTTCGCTGTGCCTGCTTTTTCTTTTCCGCTCCTACTGGATCGTGGGCGGCACGGTCGTGTCGTCGCTCATCGCAAGCGCGCTCGCGCTGATCGCCAACCAGGCGCTGCGCATCCAGATGGGATTCCTGACGTCGAATCTTTCCACCA from the Verrucomicrobiia bacterium genome contains:
- a CDS encoding YihY/virulence factor BrkB family protein; the encoded protein is MQKPGVFQLIKDSFREFSRADCMNMAASLAYYTIFSLAPMLIVIIAVASLFLGQDAVTGSLFGEIRGLVGDDAAATIQTMIEHAYHPQASRIATAAGLATLVVGATGVFTQLQRCFNKIWEVKTKPRQAKAWLLMIRQRFLSLGMVLGISFLLLVSLAVSALLASFWHYMTQFMPEVFAAAIKFFEMAFALGITSLLFASMFKFLPDAKIPWRSSWVGGLATALFFEVGKNLIGLYLGKSHVASTYGAAGTIVVLMLWVYYSAVILFWGASFTKSYNARHGLSAAPKEFAVPRAEAA